One window of the Sparus aurata chromosome 17, fSpaAur1.1, whole genome shotgun sequence genome contains the following:
- the LOC115566756 gene encoding apolipoprotein A-I-like — MKVFVVLALAVLSGCHANLFYADAPKPQLEVLTDAFWDYIGKATQTADDTLDLIRKSQFGQEVNARLTESADLASQYAVTLQEQLPPAAQDLITKVTTEADVLRERMTQELSTVRDKIEPYTDNMKAQIQQGVDQLKQELAPYADSLDSEALRTTLMQKSEELKASLEQSVKDLQSQVGPYTDDLKQKVDQHLQNFQERVAPMTSKVQVELSQRANLVKQMVAPYAEDLREKLDPYAQDLQAQLMSLYQSFVSAN; from the exons GTCATGCCAACCTCTTCTATGCCGACGCACCCAAGCCACAGCTGGAGGTGCTGACTGATGCTTTCTGGGACTACATCGGCAAGGCCACCCAGACTGCTGATGACACCCTCGACCTGATCAGGAAATCACAGTTcggacaggaagtcaa TGCCCGTCTGACTGAGAGTGCCGACTTGGCCAGCCAGTACGCAGTCACCCTCCAGGAGCAGCTTCCCCCTGCAGCCCAGGACCTGATCACCAAAGTCACCACAGAGGCTGACGTGCTCAGAGAGCGTATGACCCAGGAGCTGAGCACAGTCAGGGACAAGATTGAGCCCTACACCGACAACATGAAGGCCCAGATCCAGCAGGGAGTGGATCAGCTCAAGCAGGAGCTGGCCCCCTACGCAGACTCCCTGGACTCCGAGGCCCTGAGGACCACACTGATGCAGAAGAGCGAGGAGCTGAAGGCCAGCCTGGAGCAGAGTGTGAAGGACCTGCAGTCTCAGGTGGGGCCCTACACTGACGACCTGAAGCAGAAGGTGGACCAGCACCTGCAGAACTTCCAGGAACGCGTGGCCCCCATGACCAGCAAGGTCCAGGTTGAGCTGAGTCAGAGAGCAAATCTGGTGAAACAGATGGTGGCCCCCTATGCTGAGGACCTGAGGGAAAAGCTGGACCCCTATGCCCAGGACCTCCAGGCTCAGCTCATGTCCCTCTACCAATCCTTTGTCAGTGCCAACTAA